A genomic window from Clostridium aceticum includes:
- a CDS encoding NAD(P)-dependent oxidoreductase translates to MAKHIMHEAKRCLNCKNPQCQGRCPIATDIPSFIQNFLSGNIEKAGEGLFSNNPLSVICSIVCPHEHQCEGGCVLGKKGKPVNISGIENYISDYYLSMPKTYNVEKKLGKIAIIGSGPAGLTSAFILGEKGFHVTLFEAQEKLGGFLRYGIPEFRLPNRILDTFTENLTKLGVKIRPNTLIGPILTIDTLFRDGYDAVFIATGVWNPNTLNIKGESLGHVHYAVAYLKNPEVFSLSNKVVVVGGGNTAMDVARTAIRKGSKDVTILYRRDEASLPAIPSEVELAKLDGVKFEFLVSPIEIGENYIKCVGNEIIDGTLHHKEDTELLLDVDSVIIAASQGPRSNIVSHTTGIQVNNRGLLIIDEKGMTTREGVFASGDVVTGAKTVVEAVHHTKLVCDAIETYIDNKYKE, encoded by the coding sequence ATGGCTAAACATATTATGCATGAAGCAAAGCGCTGTTTAAACTGTAAAAATCCCCAGTGTCAAGGACGTTGTCCTATAGCCACTGATATTCCTAGTTTTATTCAAAATTTCTTAAGTGGTAATATAGAAAAGGCAGGTGAAGGTCTTTTTTCCAATAATCCTTTATCAGTTATTTGTTCTATTGTGTGTCCCCATGAACATCAATGTGAGGGAGGATGTGTTTTAGGAAAAAAGGGAAAACCCGTCAATATTAGCGGCATCGAAAACTATATTTCTGATTACTATTTAAGTATGCCCAAGACCTATAATGTTGAAAAAAAGCTTGGTAAAATTGCTATTATCGGCTCTGGCCCTGCCGGTTTAACTTCTGCCTTTATATTAGGAGAAAAAGGCTTTCATGTTACCCTTTTTGAAGCACAGGAAAAGCTAGGTGGCTTCTTGAGATATGGTATCCCTGAGTTTCGCTTGCCCAACAGAATTTTAGATACTTTTACTGAAAACTTAACGAAACTAGGTGTGAAAATTAGACCCAATACTTTAATAGGTCCTATACTTACCATCGACACCCTATTTCGTGATGGTTATGATGCTGTATTTATTGCTACAGGAGTATGGAATCCTAATACTTTAAATATCAAGGGAGAAAGTTTAGGTCATGTTCATTATGCTGTTGCCTATTTGAAAAACCCTGAAGTTTTTTCTCTGAGTAATAAAGTTGTAGTGGTTGGGGGAGGTAATACCGCTATGGATGTAGCTAGAACTGCTATTCGAAAAGGTTCTAAAGATGTAACGATTTTGTATAGACGTGATGAAGCCAGCCTGCCGGCTATTCCCTCTGAAGTGGAGCTCGCAAAACTTGATGGCGTTAAGTTCGAATTTTTGGTCAGCCCTATAGAAATTGGAGAAAATTATATTAAATGTGTAGGAAATGAAATTATAGACGGCACCCTTCATCATAAGGAAGACACAGAATTACTTCTAGATGTAGATTCTGTTATTATCGCTGCTAGTCAAGGTCCTAGAAGTAATATTGTATCTCATACTACAGGGATTCAGGTAAATAATAGGGGCCTTCTTATCATTGATGAAAAAGGGATGACTACAAGAGAAGGTGTCTTCGCTTCTGGCGATGTTGTTACAGGAGCAAAGACGGTGGTTGAAGCGGTGCATCATACAAAGCTTGTATGTGATGCTATCGAAACCTATATTGATAATAAGTACAAGGAATAA
- a CDS encoding AbgT family transporter, translating to MSTKIVDTKKHGLFNKFLDFVELAGNKLPHPVTLFVIFSFAVIIISAIAAAAGVTVDFERINVATGETEKATVAAISLLTVEGIRRIFAEAVVNFTSFAPLGTVLVAMLGVGVAEGTGLVQASLRKLVLSTPPKLITAVVVFAGVMSNVASDAGYVVLVPLGALIFLSFRRHPLAGLAAAFAGVSGGFSANLMVGTLDPLLGGISQQAAQMYSPGYIVDVTANLYFMIASTFLITIIGTIVTEKIVEPRLGQYKGEEVAEIKGITIEESRGLVWAGISLFVFVVAILVMVVPSNGILRSPEGEVLRNSAFMAGIVPIIALTFLIPGVAYGIAAKTVKNDKDVAAFMGKAMSTMGGYLVLAFAASQFVSYFNWTNLGTILAVKGANFLEATGMTGIPMLIGFILVSGFINLFIGSASAKWAIMAPVFVPMLMAIGYSPEFTQLAYRIGDSTTNIITPLMAYFAVIVAFAQKYDKETGIGTIISTMVPYSLLFLLGWTVLFVAWFFLGLPLGPGVFIRI from the coding sequence GTGAGTACAAAAATAGTGGATACAAAAAAACATGGACTTTTTAATAAGTTTTTAGATTTTGTAGAATTAGCAGGAAACAAATTACCTCATCCAGTAACACTTTTTGTCATCTTCAGTTTTGCAGTAATTATTATCTCGGCAATAGCTGCAGCTGCTGGCGTAACTGTTGATTTTGAGAGAATCAATGTGGCTACAGGAGAAACTGAAAAGGCAACCGTTGCAGCTATTAGTTTGTTGACAGTAGAGGGGATTAGGAGAATTTTTGCAGAAGCAGTAGTGAACTTTACTAGTTTCGCACCTCTGGGTACAGTACTTGTAGCGATGTTAGGGGTTGGGGTTGCTGAAGGTACAGGTTTAGTACAGGCTTCTCTAAGAAAATTAGTTTTAAGTACACCACCAAAATTGATCACAGCAGTTGTTGTTTTTGCTGGTGTTATGTCAAACGTTGCATCAGATGCTGGGTATGTTGTACTAGTTCCATTAGGAGCACTGATCTTCTTAAGTTTCCGTAGACATCCGTTAGCAGGTTTAGCTGCTGCCTTTGCTGGTGTATCTGGTGGTTTCAGTGCCAACTTAATGGTAGGTACATTAGATCCACTTCTAGGTGGTATTAGTCAACAGGCAGCACAGATGTATTCACCAGGATACATTGTAGACGTTACAGCGAATCTTTACTTTATGATTGCCTCAACCTTCTTGATTACAATTATCGGTACAATTGTAACAGAAAAAATTGTTGAGCCAAGACTTGGTCAATACAAAGGTGAAGAAGTTGCAGAAATTAAGGGTATTACAATAGAAGAGTCTAGAGGACTAGTATGGGCAGGTATTTCATTATTTGTATTTGTAGTAGCTATATTAGTAATGGTAGTACCAAGCAATGGAATATTGAGATCTCCAGAAGGAGAAGTACTGCGTAATTCTGCCTTCATGGCAGGCATAGTTCCAATCATTGCACTAACCTTCTTGATCCCAGGCGTAGCCTACGGGATAGCAGCAAAGACTGTGAAAAACGATAAAGATGTAGCTGCTTTTATGGGAAAAGCTATGTCAACAATGGGTGGATACCTAGTACTGGCTTTTGCTGCATCTCAGTTTGTAAGTTACTTTAACTGGACAAACTTAGGTACGATTTTAGCGGTAAAGGGAGCAAACTTTTTAGAAGCAACTGGAATGACAGGTATTCCAATGTTGATAGGGTTTATTCTTGTATCAGGATTTATTAATCTATTTATCGGTAGTGCTTCAGCAAAATGGGCGATTATGGCACCTGTATTTGTGCCAATGCTAATGGCAATCGGGTACTCACCAGAATTTACTCAATTGGCCTACAGAATTGGTGATTCAACAACAAACATCATTACACCACTTATGGCATACTTTGCAGTAATCGTAGCCTTTGCTCAAAAATATGATAAAGAAACAGGGATCGGTACAATTATTTCTACAATGGTACCCTACTCCTTGCTATTCTTACTAGGATGGACAGTGCTGTTTGTAGCATGGTTCTTCCTAGGACTACCGTTAGGACCAGGAGTATTTATTAGAATTTAG
- a CDS encoding M20/M25/M40 family metallo-hydrolase yields MVNQERLVQEFLELVQIDSHSGKEGKIAEVLKKKLQDLGLEVYIDDANERIEGETGNLIARLKGTGKGDPILFSCHMDTVKPGEGVKPVIKEDVIYSDGRTILGADNKAGIAAVLEGVRVIKENHLSHSDVEIVFSIWEEGGLFGAKNLDYSKISAKYGFVLDSGGSPGEIITVGPSQDKVNAKIYGKPAHAGIAPEEGISAIMIAARAIENMKLLRVDEETTANIGVITGGEATNIVTPLVEIKAEARSISEEKLDAQTAHMVQAFEKAAADFGGKVEMDVERMYPSFSIEEEEEVVKKVKEAFHQLGIEAYITSTGGGSDTNILNGNGIKSVNLGIGEKKPHTLEEHIHIKDLVNSAKMVAQIIKVFA; encoded by the coding sequence ATGGTAAATCAAGAACGTTTAGTGCAGGAGTTTTTAGAATTAGTACAAATAGATAGTCATTCTGGCAAAGAAGGAAAAATTGCTGAGGTATTAAAAAAGAAGCTTCAAGATTTAGGTCTAGAGGTTTACATAGACGATGCTAATGAAAGGATAGAGGGGGAGACTGGAAACCTTATTGCAAGATTAAAGGGAACAGGAAAAGGAGACCCTATTTTGTTCAGTTGTCATATGGATACAGTAAAGCCAGGGGAAGGTGTTAAGCCTGTTATTAAAGAAGATGTTATCTATAGCGATGGAAGGACGATTTTAGGTGCAGATAATAAAGCTGGTATTGCTGCAGTGCTAGAGGGTGTTCGAGTCATCAAAGAAAATCATCTTTCCCATAGTGATGTAGAAATTGTCTTTAGTATCTGGGAAGAAGGCGGGTTATTTGGAGCAAAAAATCTTGATTATAGCAAAATAAGTGCAAAGTATGGTTTTGTACTAGACAGCGGAGGATCTCCAGGTGAAATTATTACTGTAGGTCCTAGTCAAGATAAAGTAAATGCTAAAATCTATGGTAAACCAGCCCATGCGGGTATAGCACCAGAGGAAGGTATTAGTGCTATTATGATCGCTGCTAGAGCTATCGAAAACATGAAGCTACTAAGAGTGGATGAGGAAACTACGGCGAATATCGGTGTGATCACTGGTGGAGAGGCTACCAATATCGTTACACCTTTGGTGGAAATCAAGGCAGAAGCTAGAAGTATTTCTGAAGAGAAGCTTGACGCTCAAACCGCACATATGGTGCAGGCTTTTGAAAAAGCCGCTGCAGATTTTGGTGGTAAAGTAGAGATGGATGTAGAAAGAATGTACCCTTCTTTTAGTATCGAGGAAGAGGAAGAAGTAGTAAAGAAGGTAAAAGAGGCTTTTCATCAGCTAGGGATAGAAGCCTATATTACCTCCACTGGTGGCGGTAGTGATACCAACATCTTAAATGGTAACGGAATTAAATCTGTGAATCTGGGAATAGGAGAGAAAAAGCCCCATACCTTAGAAGAGCATATACATATCAAGGATTTAGTAAATAGTGCCAAGATGGTGGCACAGATTATTAAAGTGTTTGCATAA
- a CDS encoding aminotransferase class I/II-fold pyridoxal phosphate-dependent enzyme — translation MVNFNQNQTPLFTGLRDYHRRNVIPFDVPGHKHGKGLKEFTEYVGNTIMEIDVNSMKCLDNICNPIGVIKQAEELAAEAFRADHAFFLVNGTTSGIQTMIMSACRPGEKIILPRNAHKSVLSGIILSGAIPIYIQPQVNERLGIAMGVTIGDLEKTIARHPDAKAVMVMNPNYYGAISNLKEIIRLARQHGLAVLVDEAHGAHLRFHEDLPLSAMEAGADMSAVSTHKTGGSLTQSSLLLMKEGIIRPCVVKKNLNLTQTTSASYLLMASIDVARKQLAVQGEEMLENILILAKEARGKINEIEGLYAFGDELIGTPGVYDFDETKLGIFVADLGLTGFEVYDLLRDQYNIQVELADYYNILAILSLGDSTSQIDALVAALKDIAENYRKDKVIKIKTNVLRNPEIIVSPRDAYYSNTKIVRLEEAAGEISGESIMAYPPGIPIIALGERITEELIEYVFMLKKEGSLLQGTDDPYVNFVKVLGERKI, via the coding sequence ATGGTGAACTTTAATCAAAATCAAACACCTTTATTTACAGGCTTAAGAGATTATCACAGAAGAAATGTTATTCCATTTGACGTGCCGGGACATAAACACGGTAAGGGTTTAAAGGAATTCACTGAATATGTAGGGAATACTATTATGGAAATAGATGTTAATTCCATGAAGTGTCTGGACAATATTTGTAATCCTATAGGTGTAATCAAGCAAGCAGAGGAATTGGCAGCAGAAGCCTTTCGAGCAGATCATGCCTTTTTTTTAGTAAACGGAACAACCTCAGGAATTCAAACCATGATTATGAGTGCTTGCAGGCCGGGAGAAAAAATTATTCTTCCTCGGAATGCCCATAAATCAGTGTTGTCTGGTATTATTCTGAGTGGTGCTATTCCTATTTATATACAACCGCAGGTCAATGAAAGACTTGGGATTGCTATGGGAGTTACCATTGGAGATTTAGAAAAAACTATTGCAAGACATCCTGATGCTAAAGCAGTGATGGTGATGAACCCTAACTACTATGGAGCAATCTCTAACTTGAAGGAAATTATTAGGTTGGCTCGCCAACATGGTCTAGCAGTATTAGTAGATGAGGCACATGGTGCCCATTTGAGATTTCATGAAGACTTACCTTTAAGTGCTATGGAGGCAGGGGCAGATATGAGTGCTGTAAGTACGCATAAGACAGGAGGTTCATTAACACAAAGTTCTTTACTTCTAATGAAAGAAGGGATCATTCGTCCCTGCGTTGTTAAGAAAAACCTGAACTTAACACAGACTACCAGCGCATCGTATTTATTAATGGCTAGCATTGATGTAGCAAGAAAACAACTGGCGGTTCAGGGGGAAGAGATGTTGGAAAATATTTTGATTTTAGCCAAAGAGGCTAGAGGAAAAATCAATGAAATAGAAGGATTGTATGCCTTCGGAGATGAACTTATTGGTACCCCAGGAGTATATGATTTTGATGAAACAAAACTAGGGATTTTTGTTGCAGATCTAGGTCTTACAGGTTTTGAGGTATATGATTTATTGAGAGATCAGTATAATATTCAAGTGGAGTTAGCAGATTACTATAATATTTTAGCTATACTAAGTCTGGGAGATAGTACTTCACAAATAGACGCTTTAGTAGCAGCTCTAAAAGATATTGCTGAAAATTATCGGAAAGATAAAGTGATTAAAATCAAAACCAATGTTCTAAGAAATCCAGAGATTATTGTTTCCCCTAGGGATGCCTACTATAGCAATACAAAGATTGTAAGACTAGAAGAGGCGGCTGGGGAAATCAGCGGAGAGTCTATTATGGCCTACCCTCCAGGTATTCCTATCATTGCATTAGGGGAGCGAATTACTGAAGAATTGATAGAGTATGTATTTATGTTAAAAAAAGAAGGCAGCTTATTGCAGGGGACGGATGATCCTTATGTAAATTTTGTAAAGGTTTTGGGAGAGAGAAAAATATGA
- a CDS encoding LCP family protein, whose translation MKVFLKVFTIAFTSFVILFTGAFVSFNTFMKDKHPSAEVPVIVRPEDDDHFEDTEPEIKDELLRAVAESNRINFIMLGLEGMRSDTMMFVSFDPENKGLDIISIPRDTYYPRVGYDGPGKKKINAAYGDHGAAGVKTVVSDLLFDVPVHHYVTVTYKGAAAIVNAIGGVPVTIPRGGMHYRDDYDDPPLVINFPAGPRVLNGEDAVKFLRYRQPTPGSGAVDRGGDLGRIGAQQEFMQSALQKAMSLGSLPNLVSTSFRHVRTDIELQDVLRYATNAVGLNMENVSMTMLPGTARYQNRVSYYFHDQIETRNLLLEIYGVKQEEQSPIEEE comes from the coding sequence ATGAAAGTATTTTTAAAAGTTTTTACCATAGCCTTTACAAGTTTTGTAATACTTTTTACCGGTGCATTTGTATCCTTTAATACCTTTATGAAGGACAAGCACCCTAGTGCAGAGGTACCAGTAATAGTAAGACCAGAAGATGATGATCACTTTGAGGACACAGAACCTGAAATTAAAGATGAGCTATTAAGAGCAGTTGCCGAGAGTAATAGGATAAACTTTATTATGTTAGGACTTGAGGGAATGAGAAGTGATACCATGATGTTTGTATCCTTCGATCCAGAGAATAAAGGTTTAGATATTATTTCTATACCTAGAGATACTTATTATCCTCGGGTAGGCTACGATGGCCCAGGAAAAAAGAAAATTAATGCTGCTTATGGAGATCATGGAGCGGCAGGGGTAAAGACAGTAGTCAGTGACCTGCTATTTGATGTTCCAGTACATCATTATGTTACAGTAACCTATAAGGGAGCAGCGGCTATAGTAAATGCTATTGGTGGCGTACCTGTAACCATACCTAGGGGAGGGATGCACTATAGGGATGATTATGATGATCCTCCTCTAGTGATTAATTTCCCAGCGGGACCTCGTGTCTTAAACGGAGAAGATGCAGTTAAGTTTTTGAGATATCGCCAACCTACTCCTGGCAGTGGTGCTGTAGATCGAGGAGGAGACTTGGGAAGAATCGGAGCACAGCAGGAGTTTATGCAATCGGCACTACAAAAGGCTATGAGTTTAGGAAGTTTGCCAAACTTAGTTTCTACTAGTTTTAGACATGTGAGAACAGATATCGAACTTCAAGATGTACTACGCTATGCTACTAATGCTGTTGGTTTAAACATGGAAAATGTCAGTATGACCATGCTTCCGGGTACAGCTAGGTATCAAAATCGTGTATCCTATTATTTTCACGATCAAATTGAAACCAGAAATTTATTGCTAGAAATTTATGGCGTAAAACAAGAGGAACAAAGTCCTATAGAAGAGGAATGA
- a CDS encoding CotH kinase family protein — protein MREKKLMDKTPIIFILIAISCIAIVFLFNRNIDKNLPTSLDFPTLFIYVEEEELVKLYQRDPLDDQRVEGSLKTSPQDKTAKKIELRFRGDSTRYLPKKSFNIRFQEGQDFLFGSNRMNLNASYTDPALMREKISMDMFKELGLPAPRVEYFNLYINNVYEGLYVHVERIDENLLKHLGMNDEGTLVRDSFAANLEKEEIGRASLFGYDLSNTEDPVTLLKENFSYRGNPHWQAVVDLAEWIYNTPAGEDFYMGFQERFYLEDFVDWLAIHLLIGDIDSFADDYWLYLDHHNSDAKWRIIPWDKDLTFGSTYRPQVYVDNHYFAYEYDFYEHSYRDNAMIIKFFQTPQLQEKLFKRMEYLMEEIFTLEYFVSKTIDLRGYIEDSLNVVPSKHAFVLHTQNHHGRLGKVEEHVETILEFVALRYQFIKRQIDPIEKSPVIVDLANYKEGDTIYFTDYKGWTIGKLLLKEIKEVGNVTLTVEHKEEMKGIDRLWSILPENADFIGELTLYYRNEIFAFGKQNWYEEEVATGRQWDLIMGYYRDGRVESISSKVNPYCNKITATLHIRDREEIVITHPE, from the coding sequence ATGAGAGAGAAGAAGTTGATGGATAAAACCCCTATCATTTTTATACTGATAGCCATAAGCTGTATAGCTATTGTTTTTCTTTTTAACCGTAACATAGATAAAAACCTACCTACCAGCTTAGACTTCCCGACATTATTCATATATGTAGAGGAAGAGGAGTTAGTAAAGCTATACCAGAGGGATCCTCTAGATGATCAGAGAGTTGAAGGATCTTTAAAAACTTCTCCACAGGATAAGACAGCAAAAAAAATAGAGCTAAGATTTAGAGGGGATAGTACAAGATATCTACCGAAAAAGTCTTTTAACATTCGTTTTCAAGAAGGACAGGACTTTCTTTTTGGAAGTAATAGAATGAACCTAAACGCCTCTTATACGGACCCTGCCCTTATGAGAGAAAAGATTTCCATGGACATGTTTAAAGAACTAGGGTTACCAGCTCCTAGGGTAGAGTATTTCAATTTATATATAAATAATGTTTATGAAGGACTTTATGTACATGTGGAAAGAATCGATGAAAATTTATTAAAGCATTTGGGCATGAATGACGAGGGCACTCTAGTAAGAGATAGCTTTGCGGCAAATCTTGAAAAAGAAGAAATAGGAAGAGCTTCTTTATTTGGATATGATCTCAGTAACACAGAGGACCCAGTAACTTTGTTGAAAGAAAACTTCTCTTATAGAGGAAATCCTCACTGGCAAGCTGTCGTTGATTTAGCAGAGTGGATATATAACACACCAGCGGGGGAAGACTTTTACATGGGTTTTCAAGAACGCTTTTATTTAGAAGATTTTGTAGACTGGTTGGCAATACATTTACTGATAGGAGATATAGACTCCTTTGCTGATGATTATTGGTTGTATTTAGACCATCATAATTCTGACGCCAAGTGGAGGATTATACCGTGGGATAAAGACCTAACCTTTGGTTCTACTTATCGACCTCAAGTATATGTAGATAATCACTACTTCGCCTACGAATATGATTTTTATGAACATAGCTACCGAGATAACGCTATGATAATAAAATTTTTTCAAACCCCGCAGTTACAGGAAAAGCTTTTTAAACGTATGGAGTACTTAATGGAGGAAATTTTTACTTTAGAATATTTTGTAAGCAAAACCATTGACCTGAGAGGATATATTGAGGATAGCCTTAACGTTGTTCCCTCAAAGCATGCCTTTGTATTGCATACCCAGAATCATCACGGAAGGCTGGGCAAAGTTGAGGAACATGTAGAAACAATATTAGAATTTGTTGCACTAAGATACCAGTTTATAAAACGACAAATAGATCCTATAGAAAAAAGCCCAGTAATAGTAGACTTAGCAAATTATAAAGAAGGAGACACAATATACTTTACCGATTACAAAGGATGGACGATTGGGAAGCTCCTTTTAAAAGAAATAAAGGAAGTAGGAAATGTTACTCTTACAGTAGAACATAAGGAAGAGATGAAAGGAATAGATAGATTGTGGAGCATCCTTCCAGAAAATGCAGACTTTATAGGAGAATTAACTTTATATTATAGAAATGAGATTTTTGCCTTTGGAAAGCAAAATTGGTACGAAGAGGAAGTGGCTACAGGAAGACAGTGGGATTTAATTATGGGTTATTATAGAGATGGTAGGGTAGAGTCTATCTCTAGTAAAGTTAATCCTTATTGTAACAAAATCACAGCTACCCTTCATATAAGAGATAGAGAAGAAATCGTTATTACTCATCCAGAGTAA
- the murC gene encoding UDP-N-acetylmuramate--L-alanine ligase, translating to MSFDLNEHKIHHIHLIGIGGISMSAIAEILLSHGYHVSGSDISDSKLLRKLKEHGAEIFIGHKEENIQNPDLVVYSAAIKCINPERVRAKQLNIPEIDRAEMLGQIMKKYDKAIAVAGSHGKTTTTSLLSLLMEYGNLDPTILVGGDLEDIGGNIKIGKSHHFITEACEYVESFLKFFPFIAVILNIDEDHLDYYRDIEHIKEAFRKFVTLVPKEGFLVACNDDPQVREIYSSAACKIVTYGIKTSADFMAKDISFNKEGHPSFTVICQGEVFGEFHLSIPGLHNVYNALASITASHLLGLDGETISRNIPRYKGIHRRFDLLGEVKGVKIIDDYAHHPVEIKATLEAAKQYPHRKIWAIFQPHTYSRTKALLKDFSRAFDVADQTIITDIYAARESDNGEVNSKKLVELMDPKLGALYMSSFEEIIDYIYDRLEPGDLVLTMGAGDVYKIGEGLLNKK from the coding sequence ATTTCTTTTGACTTGAATGAACATAAAATCCATCACATTCACTTAATTGGTATTGGTGGTATTAGTATGAGTGCTATTGCAGAAATTCTCTTAAGCCATGGTTACCATGTGTCTGGTTCAGATATTAGCGACTCAAAGCTTCTACGTAAACTAAAGGAGCATGGGGCAGAAATATTTATAGGACATAAAGAGGAGAATATTCAGAACCCGGACTTGGTGGTTTATAGTGCTGCTATTAAATGCATTAACCCCGAAAGAGTTCGAGCAAAACAATTAAATATTCCAGAAATAGATCGTGCAGAAATGTTAGGTCAAATCATGAAAAAATATGATAAGGCGATTGCAGTAGCTGGAAGTCATGGAAAAACTACCACAACCTCTTTATTATCTCTCTTGATGGAGTATGGAAATCTAGACCCTACGATTTTGGTTGGCGGGGATTTAGAAGATATTGGAGGTAATATTAAAATCGGTAAAAGTCATCATTTCATTACTGAAGCCTGCGAATATGTAGAAAGCTTTTTGAAATTTTTTCCATTTATTGCTGTTATCTTAAATATTGATGAAGACCATCTAGACTATTACAGAGACATTGAACATATCAAAGAAGCTTTTAGAAAGTTTGTAACCCTAGTGCCTAAGGAAGGCTTTCTAGTAGCCTGTAATGATGACCCTCAGGTGAGAGAAATTTATAGCAGTGCTGCCTGCAAAATCGTTACTTATGGTATAAAAACCTCTGCAGATTTTATGGCAAAGGATATTTCTTTTAACAAGGAAGGCCATCCTTCTTTTACGGTGATTTGCCAGGGAGAAGTTTTTGGTGAGTTTCACTTAAGCATCCCTGGACTTCATAATGTCTATAATGCTTTAGCATCTATTACTGCTTCCCACCTATTGGGTCTGGACGGAGAAACTATTTCTAGGAATATTCCTCGTTACAAAGGAATTCATCGCCGCTTCGATTTATTAGGAGAAGTAAAAGGAGTAAAAATAATTGATGATTATGCACATCATCCTGTAGAAATAAAAGCTACATTAGAGGCAGCAAAGCAATATCCTCATAGGAAAATTTGGGCTATCTTTCAACCCCATACCTATAGCCGTACCAAGGCGCTATTAAAAGATTTCTCTAGAGCTTTTGATGTTGCTGATCAAACCATTATTACAGATATTTATGCCGCTAGAGAATCAGATAATGGGGAAGTGAATAGCAAAAAGCTAGTGGAATTAATGGACCCTAAATTAGGAGCCCTCTATATGTCTAGCTTCGAAGAAATCATAGATTATATTTATGACAGGTTAGAACCTGGAGACTTAGTTTTAACCATGGGGGCAGGAGATGTTTATAAAATTGGAGAAGGACTTTTAAATAAGAAGTAA
- the purR gene encoding pur operon repressor — MEKLKRNERIAAIIKILGDQPNKIFTLNYFTEKFTAAKSTISEDIMVVKQSMEKMKLGKIQTISGAAGGVKFIPYTTKEQNKEILENICQHLGQKERILPGGFLYMADIIYSPQMIHQLGEVFASQFDYKEVDYIITVETKGIPLAMMVAKAMNLPLVILRRDSKVTEGSTVSINYVSGSSKKMQRMSLARRAIKPNSKVIIIDDFMKAGGTAKGMMDMMKEFDTQVEGIGVLIATKEPQEKLVEDYIPLLILEEVGEKSESVEIYPNPALIYPAL, encoded by the coding sequence ATGGAGAAGTTGAAAAGAAACGAAAGAATTGCTGCTATCATAAAAATTCTTGGAGATCAGCCTAATAAAATATTTACCCTTAACTACTTTACAGAAAAGTTCACTGCTGCTAAATCTACTATTAGTGAAGATATTATGGTGGTAAAACAGTCTATGGAAAAAATGAAGCTAGGAAAAATTCAAACGATTTCCGGTGCTGCTGGTGGTGTGAAATTTATTCCCTATACTACAAAAGAGCAAAACAAAGAAATATTAGAAAATATCTGCCAGCACTTAGGACAAAAAGAAAGAATTCTTCCAGGGGGTTTTTTATACATGGCAGATATCATCTATTCTCCACAAATGATTCACCAATTGGGGGAGGTTTTTGCTAGCCAATTTGACTATAAGGAAGTGGATTATATCATAACGGTAGAAACAAAGGGAATACCACTAGCCATGATGGTGGCAAAAGCTATGAACTTACCTCTAGTTATTCTTAGAAGAGATAGTAAGGTGACAGAAGGATCTACTGTAAGTATTAACTATGTTTCTGGTTCTAGTAAAAAAATGCAGAGAATGTCTTTAGCTAGAAGGGCGATCAAACCTAACTCTAAGGTAATTATCATTGATGACTTTATGAAGGCAGGAGGAACTGCTAAAGGTATGATGGACATGATGAAAGAATTCGACACCCAGGTAGAAGGCATAGGGGTGCTAATCGCTACGAAAGAGCCGCAAGAAAAACTGGTGGAAGACTATATACCTTTATTGATTTTAGAAGAAGTAGGAGAAAAGAGTGAGTCTGTGGAGATTTATCCAAATCCTGCACTTATTTATCCTGCTTTATAA
- the spoVG gene encoding septation regulator SpoVG, producing MQVTDVRVRKVAVEGKMKAIVSVTFDNEFVVHDIKIIEGQNGLFIAMPSRKMGEGDFRDIAHPINSDTRFKIQQAIFTEYEKVNEEAELEAVETISAAHEA from the coding sequence ATGCAAGTAACTGATGTAAGAGTTAGGAAAGTAGCAGTGGAAGGCAAAATGAAGGCAATCGTTTCCGTAACTTTTGATAACGAATTTGTCGTACACGACATTAAAATTATCGAGGGACAAAATGGACTATTTATCGCAATGCCTAGCAGAAAAATGGGTGAAGGAGATTTTAGAGACATAGCACACCCTATCAATTCTGACACAAGATTTAAAATTCAACAGGCTATATTTACAGAATACGAAAAAGTCAATGAAGAAGCTGAGCTTGAAGCAGTTGAAACGATAAGTGCAGCACATGAAGCATAG